The genomic window ATAAAAGTGCCAATAATATTTCTAGTATATGCAAGACATGGCCAATGTGAAGAATAGCATAGATAACTAACCTTTACATTGAAAAGAACACTACCATCAGAAACCTGTTCACCAACTGTAACTTGAAGCCCGTGCACATAGCCAGATGATGGCGCCTTTACAACATGCTAGAGAAAGTGCAAAGGTTATAACTTCCTAAATAGATAAACAAAAACACAGAAGTTTCCAACATTTACTGAGAAACCATACAAACCTCCATCTTCATTGCTTCTAATACTAACACGGGTTGTCCCGCCTCTACTCTTGTCTCGTTCTTCACTAGAACCTTAACCACCAAACCTGCCATGGGTGCCACAATAGCCCCTCGAGGAATGCTAGATGAATCAGATTTTGGTTTATGTTGGGATTCCTCATCATCTGACAACTTGAGGCCTAGTTTCTCTTGGAAATAATGATGAAAGGACCCTTGCCAAATATGAATATGCCTCATTTGCTCCTAAATCCAGAGGGAAGGAAATAAAGAGAATAtcaaaaattttatatttgacaatcaagaaaatatagcagcaattttgtttttaccaAACCAATCTACATACACTCCAAAATCATCTATGCAGAGAAAGGCAAAATACCTTCGAGTATACAGCAAGGTTAACATCGTTGATTACACCATCAGCTTCAACTCTAAAATCAAGATCCTTTACATATGTTGCTTTAACTTCTAAAGCAGGACTTCCATTTTCTTCTGTCTGGAAGTATATAATACGATCTTGAATCAATTTTTAGAGAATTTGGTGCACAATAAAATGTAGAGAAAATTACTATTCCATATGTAAGGCGATACCTCAATCAGGTACCTCCCATCAGGCTGGTAAGTGATAATAAGCTTCAGGACCTTAGAGTTAGCACTATCATACTCATTATCCCACTCAAGTTCTATTGTACGCTTAGCTTGATGATGGACTCTAAAAGGCGGTGAAGCATACCATATAGGGAGTAAGCTGCTGCCACCTGAACATACTGACAGATGTAATTAcctagaaagaaagaaaaaaactagaACATTATACAGCAAGAATGAGACAATACCAGGAGGGTTTCTGGCTGATACGAAATGCTCTTTCTCAATGAGACATGCAGCCACAAGGGATGCGCTGCGTATAGCAGCTTCATATGCTTCTTTGGCAGATGCTGAATTTTTAGCATCAACAAAGAGATCTTCTTTGTAATTATCAATAAAATGAGTCTCCACATTGCCATCTTCAAATGCCCAATGATTAGCGAGCTTTAGAAGAAAGTTGACATTGGTTGGTAGACCTGCAACCTGTGCAAGATGTTAGAAATTTACGTATTGTAAAAGATGGAATGCAGCTAGGAATTATAGTTGATTTAAGATTACTTAAATTTCATTCTTCTATGAAAAGTGGTGTGAAATGTCTGATTTTCATACTTATCTAACACTATTCAACCCCACCATGTTGACCCTTGGACCCAAAGATAACAAATACAGGGTCTAACAAAGGGCAAGTTGTATAATCTCAATACCAAAAACagtaaattttcaaattaagcCTCAATTACAATCATGATAAAATCACATTTGCTATAGCAAACGCAACACAAATATTAAGTATACCTGAAAGTTTGACAAACTATCCTTCAGTTTGACCAATGCTGCAGAACGATTTTCTCCCCGCACCACAAGCTTAGCAATCATTGGATCATAGTGCATACTAACAGCATCTCCTTCTTTAACTCCAGTGTCCACCCGGACTGCCAAGGTAGTAAATTTTCAGTTACTAAAAAAGGAAAGTCCCACAAATCTAACATGGAGTTTCATGCTCTTCCAACAGTAGAAAGTAGGATAAATTTTCAGATTAACCATAAATTAATTACTAGGTTAACTTTGCACAACTGACCTCCAGATGAGACTGGAATGTGATAATGGTGTAGAACTCCAGCTGCTGGAAGAAACCCTTTTGGAACATTTTCAGCATAGATTCGAGCTTCGAAAGCATGACCTGCTCTCACAGCATAGAATTATAATAATACAGATAAACTTCAAAGTCTAGGCATAAAAGACAGAACTTTACACACGATCTCACAATAgtacaataaataattaacaagCTCAAAATCATTAACTGATGGCTTATACAACATTCTATATGATCTCATTTTCCGAAAATCCAGTTCTTATTGTGTAATTCTTGGGTAAAATTTAGAGGATGTCATGTCACTAAGATGGCCATCTCCAGCAATTAATCATAAATAGTATTAAgaattttttcttcattttcttttatgaaACGGTCAATGTTACTAATTAGTTGTTAAGTTagtatttttttccttcactgGGGTCTGAACCTGATTCCTCTACTCCTTTACCCTTAACTCGAACCTGTTGAGCTACCCAACCCacccacccccccccccccccaaaaaaaaaaaaactccttgaaaagaatttaaaaaaatttaggagTAAATATTACTAATACTCGACTTCCAATCACCTCAGTCACGCAGAAAATTTTGTTCTTAAGCTGATGTTTTCTCTACCGTGTCTTAGAAGAAAGTAACCAAATTTAGAGACAGGAGGGGAACGAATATATTAACCCCCACCCCCAAATGAAGAGAGACAGGAAAAACTGAATACCTAATATTGGTATTTGTGATTGACTCAATGGAAGAGGGTCTCCATTGGCAACGTGGATTTGCCATTCAACAAGATCTTGACCAACAATCATCTCTGTGACAGGATGTTCAACCTGTACTAACATGCCCCATGTTATACTTTGGTAAGCCACAATTCTAGGTCAAAATGATGGTAAATATCAATCCAAGCACCTGAAGACGGGTATTCATCTCCATAAAGTAAAACTGGCCAGAGACTGTATCGACTATAAACTCCACTGTCCCAGCATTGTAATAGTTAACTGCCTTCAGCCATcagaaaaaaacaagaaatcaaTAAATGATATTGATTAGAATGAAGATATTCAAACCACGTGATGTTGTGGGTTAActaaaacaaaaaggaaaagatTAATTATTAGTAATTCTTGTCTTAATGTAAGCACAGTGAAACCCCACATAACCATATCTGATGCTCAACACCAAGCACAAAAATAAACCAGAAAAATTAAAGCCGACCAATGTCATAAAAACTGCAAAGATATGTTAAGGACGAATGCCGAGAACACTCTCTTTTCAACTCTCTCACTAATACTCACTCTTTTATTGGATGAAATTAATGTGTATCCCACCACTTTATGTGGGACCCATTTCCAAAGTGTGGGACCCACATTGATTTTACCCAATAAGAAAGTGAGTGTTAGAGAGAGTGTTCTTAGCACTCCTCTACTGTTAAGATACCAAAACAGAATGAATAACAGAAACCTAAAGTTAGCCCCCAAATGACTGAATGAAACCAAATCAGGAGTAATTACTACAAGAGTGCAGAGCCAAGGCTCTTAAAAGGAAGATAGTCCTCTGTCACACAGTCCAAATCGAAAAGTTCTCCCTCTTCCCCCTAATGCCGCACTAACCTCCTTTCGTCACACTTTTGCAACTTTGCTGACTTATGAAATACTCCATAGGTCCTAAATGATACCAGAGTAACTATTTATAAACTGCTAACTAAtcaactatataaataaattagttgaGAGGTAAATAGTAAATACTATGCATGTATTACACATATAAATAAACCTTATTGCTAAGACCCAATATGGAACTTcctttttgaaaattttaagtaTAGAATTTTAACATTCTGTGATGTTTTCATCTTAAGCATTGAATACAACTTATCTACAAGTTTTCCATTCTTGGTAGAAGACAACGAACCGACGACTTCAGGTCCTTCAAAGATTAAAGAAGTAATTGCAAGTGCCTGAGAAAATACTGGTTAGCATTTTGAAACCAAAGGACCATACCTTTGCTGCAGAAACAGCAGCTTGACCCAAGTGTGCTCGAAATTCAGCAGAAATGTTTGGCTGCAAATGTGTAATTACAAGTTCACAGCTATAGTAAAACcttacaaaaacaaatatttaggTTGTGGAATGTAAGTCTTACAGCTGGAGcttcttcaattattttttggtgTCTTCTCTGTACACTGCAATCTCTCTCATTCAAATGTAGAACATTCCCATGCTTATCCCCAAATATCTATGATATCAAACAAAGAAAtgtgttataacttataagctcaAGTCCAAGACAAATGGACATTTTTCTATTAATGGTCGCTATTGGAATTCCAATGTTCCCTTTAAGTTCTGAAGAACTGAAAAAAGTCCCAGGACTAAAGATAAAGAATATCCACTATGAGGCACTTTGAATTTTTCAGAAGAAAAGTAAGCAGCCAATGAAGCTTCTAAAAATACGTAGCAGGATGAGtgataaaatcaatataattaCTTGGACTTCTATGTGCCTTGGCTTTGTAATATACTTCTCCAGCAAAATTGTGTCGACACCGAAAGAAGCAGCTGCTTCACGTTGTGCTGCAAGGAATGATTCAGCAAATTCATCTGGCGTGTGCACAATCCTCATACCCTACAATATTCACATTGTACGGATTTCAATAGAATGAAACTGTAACCTCATGAGCAACAAAGGTTGTCTTTATTGATCTCTTTGACATCTGTTTTGACTTTCGATAATAAAAGAAATGTGCAATTCTTAGAATAGATTTTCAACTCTCAAACATATAGGAACCTAAAAGTGTAACCCACATTACAATTACGATACTCATTGTGCTATAACCAATAAATGAAGACAGGATGAATCAGGTTCACAGAATCAATAACAACGCCACGAAAGCAGCAACCCAAGATGAGAATGACATAACAATGTGAAAACCTACCATTAATTGGACAAAATGCACAAGGCAACAAAATTTCCAAAATGAGCAAACACTATCATTCAGTACTACGATGAacatccaggtaagagagtaaaTTGAGTATACAGGAAAGAAAATTAGCACATTCCTGAAACGAAGGATCATAAAAGGGAGTACTAAATTGAAAGggaataaatatatgaatgtagCACCAGGAAACACCTTTCCTCCACCTCCATGAGTTGGCTTTATGAGAATTGGACACCCAATTTGATCAGCCTCCAACTTCATTTTATCAATATCTTGTTCATGTCCATGATATCCAGGCACAAGCGGCACCCCTGCAGCCCCCATTATTCTCTTCGATGCACTGATTAATTCATTCCAAAAACAAATGATCAGCTAATAATGTTTCACACATATACAAACGCCATACACAACACTGACACATAATCACcgttaataattttaaaatgcgaAAGTGTTCGAATGTAACCACGTGTGTGTCGATATAGGAGACCGACACATGTCGAACACCAACATGTTACAATTACAAGACTTCATAGATGTCATGGAAGAGATAACATATACACaaactataaaattaaatagGATTAACAATTAGAAAGTGAGTTTACTTCAAAGGGGTTACATAACTTATACAGAGATCAAGTAAGCAACTAACTAATAACTAATTACATCTCTAATAGGACACACTTTCCATCTCAACCGTCAATGCTACATAGCATATCTCTAACTAATACATTGCATTTCCCTTCCAAGTTATCAAAAAAACAAACTCAAACCAAATTAATTTCTATACACTTACaatgtaaaacttttttacacatgcatccaatcaaATCACATCACAGCGCAACTTTTATAGGTTAGTTCCTAAACTATCTACACAAACACCTACACAGCATAATTTAATTGGATGCATGTCTAAAAAGGCTTTGCACAGTCagtgtatacaaattaaatccaACTCGAAAGAGATAGCtgcaattattttatttttttggtttacaattgagctgaggatcgaacaCAGACCTCTAGCATACTGCCAAAACTCCTCACCACtggaccaaacctagtggctttagCTGCGATTATTTTGAATTCAATTCAGTTACTTACAAACAAATGCATGATAAATCGATAACGATACCTCTTGTCACCCATATCACGAATTGCAGATGCCGGAGGTCCAATGAAAGTAATACCATTATCTTGACAGAGTTGAGCAAAATCAGCACTCTCAGACAGAAAACCATATCCAGGGTGAATAGCCTAAACAATCAATCACACAAATCAATCAATTATCATACAATTAGcaaagaaaatgaattgaaGTGAAGAATGTTGATGATTATATATACCTGAGCACCGGAACGCAAAGCAGCATGAAGAATGGAGTTAGAGTTGAGGTAACTGAGACGAGCAGGCGGAGGACCGATTCGAATAGCTTCATCGGAAGATGCGACGTGGAGAGAGTCTTTATCGGCGTCACTGTAAACAGCGACGGTTTGAATTCCGAGTCTCTTTGCAGTTCTAGCGATTCTGCAAGCTATTTCACCTCTGTTAGCTATTAGAATTTTTTGTATGCGTTGTTCTGAGAAGGCACGTGTGGGCACGTGGTAGTAGTTGAAGTGGAAGAGGTTGGTTTTGATCTTGGTGGTAGCATCTCGCCGGAATAATAACAAAGTTGAAGCCATGGTTTGTTATTGCATTGTCATTCATAGAAATGAAGTgaatatatgaatatgaattttttattattttagacaGTGTTAGTACTGAGTTAGTGTTTTGATCATTGACGCAACTCAACGCAATGTCTTCGTGTTGGTGATAAGTGTCATGTGCTGGAATGTAATATTGTAATCTTTAAATGGATAGGGACGACATTGCCAAATCATGcgaatttatatatttaattttatacatttatatatttagatgtatatatataggggttgcTAACTTACTCTCACTTAAAAACATATCAGAGTAAGTTACTGCAAATGtcgtctataaaaaaaatcagtctCACTCTTCACTTTACAAATAGATTTTATAACAATATAGAGTGTTGATGGTTCGGTTCacatcataaatcaaatcaaacattTAATAATGCATTTCAGTTCAAACTTAATTGAACTGTATTAGAAAAAAATCGAACTAAATTGAACTGTCGAAATAATgttaaaaaactaaacaaaGTCGAATTTTTAAAATAGGTTGATCTCATGAAACAGATGCATTTGAATTATATGTATGATGTGTTTGAATTCTATAAACAGAAAAAACTCATCGGATATATAGAATTCAAAAGGATGAAATtgccaaaagaaaaaacaaattacagTAGGGGGTCGGTGGGCATGGGAAAATTTCACATAAAATTTATGGAGGGACAAACCTTGTAATATAAAGGGCCCAAAGGGTTAGCTTAAAATTTTTGGGCCTTAATTTAGAAGATTCATTTGTTGAAAATATCTCTCCCCCCACCTCCTGTGTTTCCATTTTTCCcttgaataaaaatttcggaacgtattttccaACAAAAATTTACCATGGAAAAAACTTCTGAAtgtgtgttccaaattttttccGAATTTAAACTAGAAAAACTACGAAAAACGCGTCCCGAAGTTTTTGTACAGGGGCAAAAATCGAAAAACAGGGGTATAGAAGAAACATCgagggtgggaagagaaaaattcatttGTTGAAGCAAATAACATTGGACTTTATTTCAGAATGTCCATTTACAATTACATATTAGATTAGAGAGTTTTTTTGTCACCCTACTACCTTCTCGCACGTCCTATTAGTTTCTTATTTTATCTTTTCACTCTTAAGTCACGGACGTGTAAAGGAGggtgttttatttttctcaaatttctcatttttagcatgaccctaactTTTATATCCCAAAAAATGGGAATTAAATTAAGGGGAGTCAGGTTGAAATTTGGATGTAATCGGCTGCTTTCAACATCTCATAACCATCCAATTAAGATTAGATGGTTTGaatcacatgataattattttatttaactttaggaaaatgttagacacatgttaaagaataaaaaaatgaaaaatttattttttttggattaaatgtaaattttattttaaaaaaggtgtgttcaatttttcaaaagtgTAAATATTgactttataataaaaaattctcTATTGAACAATCTCGAATTTATTAACCGCGTGATTGAACCTTTTAAAGTCGGGAAATACTAACTTAGGCATAACtctaaatcaattttatttaggCGCACACACATCATTGagaaaaatttaaagataaataatttgtcacatcatctttatttttttattatttttatatgtatacTTAAGAATAATTAATTTAGGCTTGCGACTAAGTTCCTCACTTGCCGTATAAAGGAACTGTTGCGACAAGAAGGAAAGTAAGAAGCTGTATGTGATGGATTAGGGAGAGAGAGTACACTACACATGGGGTGGTACCGTGGAAGGAACATAAAACAGTTGTTGGACTAAGAAATGTATGACCCACTTTGTCCTTAGCATTCAAATAATGATCATCATGCTTTAAAATCACAACAACATGATCATGATGTTGATGAGAATGAAAGGATTTTGGATGGCTTTTGTTATCTTCCACGTTTGGGAATTTGGATTGAGACATCATATATTCCTTCACATCTCACTATAGACAACAATGTACACTATGAATGAAGTGTTTTGGCATGACATGTGCATTGTGCCCACTCTACCCCTCTCTCCATCCCTATCTCTAATAATAA from Trifolium pratense cultivar HEN17-A07 linkage group LG1, ARS_RC_1.1, whole genome shotgun sequence includes these protein-coding regions:
- the LOC123910608 gene encoding methylcrotonoyl-CoA carboxylase subunit alpha, mitochondrial-like — translated: MASTLLLFRRDATTKIKTNLFHFNYYHVPTRAFSEQRIQKILIANRGEIACRIARTAKRLGIQTVAVYSDADKDSLHVASSDEAIRIGPPPARLSYLNSNSILHAALRSGAQAIHPGYGFLSESADFAQLCQDNGITFIGPPASAIRDMGDKSASKRIMGAAGVPLVPGYHGHEQDIDKMKLEADQIGCPILIKPTHGGGGKGMRIVHTPDEFAESFLAAQREAAASFGVDTILLEKYITKPRHIEVQIFGDKHGNVLHLNERDCSVQRRHQKIIEEAPAPNISAEFRAHLGQAAVSAAKAVNYYNAGTVEFIVDTVSGQFYFMEMNTRLQVEHPVTEMIVGQDLVEWQIHVANGDPLPLSQSQIPILGHAFEARIYAENVPKGFLPAAGVLHHYHIPVSSGVRVDTGVKEGDAVSMHYDPMIAKLVVRGENRSAALVKLKDSLSNFQVAGLPTNVNFLLKLANHWAFEDGNVETHFIDNYKEDLFVDAKNSASAKEAYEAAIRSASLVAACLIEKEHFVSARNPPGGSSLLPIWYASPPFRVHHQAKRTIELEWDNEYDSANSKVLKLIITYQPDGRYLIETEENGSPALEVKATYVKDLDFRVEADGVINDVNLAVYSKEQMRHIHIWQGSFHHYFQEKLGLKLSDDEESQHKPKSDSSSIPRGAIVAPMAGLVVKVLVKNETRVEAGQPVLVLEAMKMEHVVKAPSSGYVHGLQVTVGEQVSDGSVLFNVKDQ